In Candidatus Eisenbacteria bacterium, the genomic window CCTTGCGGGTGAATGGGGGGGCTGGTATCGTCCTGCTGGACGCGGCGCTCCTGATCGACTGGAGGAGCCGACTTCCCGTCGACCGGGTCGTCGTCGTTCGCTGCCCCGATCTGGCGGCCATCGAGCGCCTCCGACTCCGGGGGATGCCGGAGGAGGAGGCCAGGCGCCGCCTCGCTCACCAGATTCCGGAGGAAGAGCTCCTGCTGCACGCCGACGAGCAGGTCGACAACGGCGGGTCGGAGGAGGATCTGACCTTGGAGGCCGAGCGCCTGTGGCAGAGGCTGTTGAGATGGAAGGAGACGAATCCATGAGCATCGATCCCCGTCAGGTCCTCGCCGAGAGTCGGGCAAAGCTGGATCACCTCCGGAGCTTCCTTTGATCTCGGCCAAAGGGAACAGGAGATCCGCCGGCTCGAAGAGGAGATGAGCGATCCGGGCTTCTGGGATCGGCCGAACGAGGCCCGGGGCAAGATCCAGAAGCTCAAGGCTTCGCGCGGGCAGATCGTCCGCTGGGAGCAACTGCGCAGAAGCTGCGATGACCTCGAGACGATGATCGAGCTGGCCGGCGAGGTCGCGGACCCCGCCGCCGGGGCCGAAAGCGATCAGATCGCCGGGGCGCTCGAGCGGGACCTCTACCGCTTCGAGCTGACCTCCTTCTTCCAGGGGGAGCTCGACAGCCACGATGCCGTCCTCTCGATTCATCCGGGCGCGGGAGGGACAGACAGCCAGGACTGGGCGGAGATGCTCCTGCGAATGTACCTCCGCTGGGCCGAAGCGAACGACTTCAAGGCGTCGCTGCTCGACTACCAGGAGGCGGAGGAAGCAGGCATAAAGGACGCGACAATCGAGATCCAGGGGGATTACGCCTTCGGCTACGTTCAGGCCGAGAGCGGCGTCCACAGGCTTGTGCGCATCTCTCCCTTCGACGCGGCCAGGCGCAGGCACACTTCTTTCGCTTCGGTCTTTGTCCTTCCCCAGGTGGACGAGTTGACGGACGTCGAGATCCGGGACGAGGACCTGCGCGTCGACACCTTCCGGGCGAGCGGCGCCGGGGGGCAGCATGTCAACAAGACCGACTCCGCGGTGCGGATCACCCACCTTGCCACCGGGATCGTCGTCCAGTCGCAGGCGGAGAGGTCGCAGCATCGGAATCGCGACCACGCGATGAGGATCCTGAAGGCGCGCCTCTACCACCACTACCGCGAAGAGGAGCGCAAGAGGCTCGATCATCTGGAGGACGGGAAGAAGGAGATCGCCTTCGGGAGCCAGATCCGCTCGTACGTCTTCTATCCCTATACGCTCGTGAAAGACCACAGAACCGACCAGGAGACATCCGACGTCCAGGCGGTGATGGACGGCCAGCTGAATCCGTTCATCGACGCTTGGCTTCGCTCGAGCTCGCGCCCGAGGAGCCGCGGCGAACGGTCCGAGGCGAAGTCCTAGAGCGGCAGGAGGAAGCGTGAATCTGCACATCTTTCGCGAGTACGACATCCGCGGCGTAGCGGACAGGGACTTGGACGACGGGCTCGTGCGGCAGATCGGCAGGGCCTTCGGCAGCCGGCTGGTCGAGTCCGGGGCCTCCGTCTGTCTCCTGGGCTGGGATGTCAGGGAGAGCTCCCCCCGGCTCAAGGGGAGTTTCGGGGAAGGGCTGGCCGCCACGGGGCTCGAGGTCAGGAGGATCGGGCTCGTCCCCACGCCGGTTCTCTACTACGCCATCCACAAGGAAGGAGGCGGCGGCGGGGCGATGGTGACGGGAAGCCACAATCCCCCCGACCAGAACGGATTCAAGCTCTGCCTCGGGACCGCTCCCCTGCACGGCGAGGGGATACGGGAGCTCGCCGCGCGCATCCGGGAGGGGCGCTTCCGATCAGGCGGCGGGGCCTACCGGGATCTCGACCTGAATGGGGCCTACCAGGAAATGGTCCTCTCGAAGTGCGCGCCCGCGCGTCCGCTGAGCGTCGTGCTCGATATGGGAAACGGCTGCGCGGGGCTTCTCGCGCCCCGGATCTTCCGATCGCTTGGACACCGCGTGGTCG contains:
- a CDS encoding peptide chain release factor 2 (programmed frameshift); protein product: MSIDPRQVLAESRAKLDHLGASFDLGQREQEIRRLEEEMSDPGFWDRPNEARGKIQKLKASRGQIVRWEQLRRSCDDLETMIELAGEVADPAAGAESDQIAGALERDLYRFELTSFFQGELDSHDAVLSIHPGAGGTDSQDWAEMLLRMYLRWAEANDFKASLLDYQEAEEAGIKDATIEIQGDYAFGYVQAESGVHRLVRISPFDAARRRHTSFASVFVLPQVDELTDVEIRDEDLRVDTFRASGAGGQHVNKTDSAVRITHLATGIVVQSQAERSQHRNRDHAMRILKARLYHHYREEERKRLDHLEDGKKEIAFGSQIRSYVFYPYTLVKDHRTDQETSDVQAVMDGQLNPFIDAWLRSSSRPRSRGERSEAKS